In Mycetocola zhujimingii, one DNA window encodes the following:
- the mmsA gene encoding multiple monosaccharide ABC transporter ATP-binding protein — protein MTTNILEMRNITKTFPGVKALSDVTLDVERGTVHAICGENGAGKSTLMKVLSGVYPHGSYTGDIVFEGDVVEFKDIRDSEAKGIVIIHQELALSPYLSIAENIFLNNEQTGPFGLIDWNKTNQEAAALLARVGLKENPTTKILDIGVGKQQLVEIAKALSKRVKLLILDEPTAALNDEDSDHLLDLILNLKEQGITSIIISHKLNEIKKVADTVTVIRDGKAIETIQKTDVTEERIIKDMVGRDLEHRYPDHTPNIGEEILRVEDWVAHHPQDPTRVVVDNVSINVSAGEIVGIAGLMGAGRTEFAMSLFGHSYGSRISGKVFMRGEEIKTRTVSEAIGNGLAYATEDRKHYGLNLLEDIKRNIALASLDKLSSNGLVNDNEEYKVANGYRSSMNIKAPSVLAKTSKLSGGNQQKVVLSKWIYSDPDVLILDEPTRGIDVGAKYEIYAIINALAAQGKGVIVISSELPELLGICDRIYALSEGRITGQLPIEDANPESLLKLMTMEKPR, from the coding sequence GTGACCACAAACATCCTCGAGATGCGCAACATCACCAAGACGTTTCCCGGTGTCAAAGCGCTCTCGGACGTTACCCTCGACGTGGAGCGCGGCACAGTCCACGCGATCTGCGGTGAGAACGGTGCGGGCAAATCAACGTTGATGAAGGTGCTGTCCGGGGTGTACCCGCACGGCTCGTACACCGGTGACATTGTCTTCGAGGGCGACGTCGTCGAGTTCAAGGACATCCGGGACTCCGAGGCCAAGGGCATCGTGATCATCCACCAGGAACTGGCGCTCAGTCCGTACCTGTCGATCGCCGAGAACATCTTCCTCAACAACGAGCAGACCGGTCCGTTCGGTCTCATCGACTGGAACAAGACCAACCAGGAGGCGGCGGCCCTCCTCGCGCGCGTCGGTCTGAAGGAAAACCCGACAACGAAGATCCTCGATATCGGCGTCGGCAAGCAGCAGCTCGTCGAAATCGCCAAGGCGCTCTCGAAGCGCGTGAAGCTCCTCATCCTCGACGAGCCGACCGCCGCGCTGAACGACGAGGACTCCGACCATCTGCTCGACCTGATCCTGAACCTCAAGGAGCAGGGGATCACGTCGATCATCATCAGCCACAAGCTCAACGAGATCAAAAAGGTCGCTGACACCGTCACGGTGATCCGCGACGGCAAGGCGATCGAGACGATCCAGAAAACGGATGTCACCGAAGAGCGCATCATCAAGGACATGGTCGGTCGCGACCTCGAGCACCGGTACCCGGATCACACGCCCAACATCGGCGAAGAGATCCTGAGGGTCGAGGACTGGGTGGCGCACCACCCGCAGGACCCAACACGGGTCGTTGTCGACAACGTCAGCATCAACGTGAGCGCCGGCGAGATCGTCGGCATCGCCGGGCTGATGGGTGCGGGGCGGACCGAGTTCGCCATGAGCCTGTTCGGCCACAGCTACGGCAGCAGGATCTCCGGCAAGGTCTTCATGCGCGGCGAGGAAATCAAGACCCGCACCGTCTCGGAAGCCATCGGCAACGGCCTGGCGTACGCCACAGAGGACCGCAAGCACTACGGCCTGAACCTGCTCGAGGACATCAAGCGCAACATCGCCCTGGCGTCCCTCGACAAGCTCTCGAGCAACGGCCTCGTGAACGACAACGAGGAATACAAGGTCGCCAACGGCTACCGGTCGAGCATGAACATCAAGGCTCCATCGGTGCTCGCGAAGACGAGCAAGCTGTCCGGCGGTAACCAGCAGAAGGTCGTGCTGTCGAAGTGGATCTACTCCGACCCCGACGTCCTGATCCTCGATGAGCCAACACGCGGCATCGACGTCGGCGCCAAGTACGAGATCTACGCCATCATCAACGCGCTTGCTGCCCAGGGCAAAGGCGTCATCGTCATCTCGAGCGAGCTGCCTGAACTGCTCGGGATCTGCGACCGCATCTACGCCCTCAGCGAGGGCCGTATCACCGGCCAGCTTCCCATCGAGGACGCCAACCCGGAATCCCTTCTCAAGCTCATGACCATGGAAAAGCCGCGCTAG
- the araB gene encoding ribulokinase: MTDQAENQAAERYVIGVDYGTLSGRAVVVRVSDGAELGSAVLDYPHAVMDTTLAATGKRLPPDWALQVPQDYVDVLKSAVPEAVKIAGIDSADVIGIGTDFTACTMVPTLADGTPLNELPEFADRPHAYVKLWKHHAAQAQADRITELAASRGESWLPRYGGLISSEWEFAKGLQLLEEDPELYDRMDHWVEAADWIIWQLTGEYVRNACTAGYKGIYQDGEYPNRDYLAALNPDFADFVESKLEHRIGQLGDAAGRLSAEAAAWTGLPEGIAVAVGNVDAHVAAPAARGVLPGQMVAIMGTSTCHVMNSDKLVEVPGMCGVVDGGIVAGLYGYEAGQSGVGDIFAWYVKNQVPSAYYEAAEEADLSIHQYLTSLIEDQPVGAHGLVALDWQSGNRSVLVDHELSGVVLGTTLTTRTEEIYRALFEATAFGTRVIVETFNASGVPVTEFIVAGGLQKNPFLMQTYSNVLRMPISTIASDQGPALGSAIHAAVAAGAYPDVQAAGQVMGKVNKNVFTPDEKAAQAYDRLFAEYRELHDYFGRGGNDVMHRLRQLKREALA, from the coding sequence GTGACCGATCAAGCAGAGAACCAGGCCGCCGAGCGCTACGTGATCGGGGTCGACTACGGCACCCTGTCCGGCCGCGCGGTCGTCGTGCGCGTTTCCGACGGTGCCGAACTGGGCAGTGCTGTGCTCGACTACCCGCACGCCGTGATGGACACGACCCTCGCCGCGACCGGCAAGCGACTGCCGCCGGACTGGGCGCTCCAGGTGCCGCAGGACTACGTCGACGTGCTCAAGTCAGCGGTTCCCGAGGCGGTAAAGATCGCCGGGATCGACTCGGCAGACGTCATCGGCATCGGCACGGACTTCACCGCCTGCACGATGGTTCCCACGCTCGCGGACGGCACCCCGCTCAACGAGCTGCCTGAGTTCGCTGACCGCCCGCACGCCTATGTGAAGCTGTGGAAGCACCACGCCGCGCAGGCGCAGGCCGACCGCATCACCGAGCTCGCGGCATCCCGCGGGGAAAGCTGGCTGCCCCGTTATGGCGGCCTCATCTCGAGCGAGTGGGAGTTCGCGAAGGGCCTGCAACTGCTCGAGGAAGACCCCGAACTGTATGACCGCATGGACCACTGGGTCGAGGCTGCCGACTGGATCATCTGGCAGCTCACCGGTGAGTACGTGCGCAACGCATGCACCGCTGGCTATAAGGGCATCTACCAGGACGGCGAGTACCCGAACCGCGACTACCTCGCCGCGCTCAACCCCGACTTCGCCGACTTCGTCGAGTCGAAACTCGAGCACCGGATCGGTCAGCTGGGGGATGCCGCCGGCCGGCTCTCCGCGGAGGCCGCTGCCTGGACGGGGTTGCCCGAGGGTATCGCCGTCGCCGTCGGTAATGTCGACGCACACGTCGCCGCCCCCGCGGCGCGCGGAGTGCTCCCCGGGCAGATGGTCGCCATCATGGGGACGTCGACCTGCCACGTGATGAACAGCGACAAGCTCGTCGAGGTGCCTGGCATGTGCGGCGTCGTCGACGGCGGGATCGTCGCGGGTCTCTACGGGTACGAAGCCGGGCAGTCCGGTGTCGGCGACATCTTCGCCTGGTACGTCAAGAACCAGGTTCCCAGCGCCTACTACGAAGCGGCGGAGGAAGCCGACCTCAGCATCCACCAGTACCTGACGAGCCTCATCGAGGACCAGCCGGTCGGCGCACACGGACTCGTCGCTCTCGACTGGCAGTCGGGCAACCGTTCGGTGCTCGTCGACCACGAACTCTCCGGCGTCGTGCTCGGCACCACGCTGACCACCCGCACCGAGGAAATCTACCGGGCACTGTTCGAGGCCACGGCTTTCGGTACCCGCGTGATCGTCGAGACGTTCAATGCGTCCGGCGTCCCTGTGACGGAATTCATCGTCGCGGGCGGCCTGCAGAAGAACCCGTTCCTCATGCAGACATACTCCAACGTCCTGCGGATGCCGATCTCCACCATCGCGAGCGACCAGGGCCCCGCGCTCGGTTCCGCGATCCACGCCGCTGTGGCAGCCGGCGCCTACCCGGACGTGCAGGCGGCAGGCCAGGTCATGGGCAAGGTGAACAAGAACGTCTTCACCCCAGACGAGAAGGCGGCGCAGGCGTACGACAGGTTGTTCGCCGAATACCGCGAACTGCACGACTACTTCGGTCGTGGAGGCAACGATGTGATGCACCGGTTGCGTCAGCTGAAGAGAGAGGCTCTCGCGTGA
- the araA gene encoding L-arabinose isomerase yields MPKLVTSLDAYEVWFLTGSQNLYGEETLQQVAEQSQEIARTLGAASDVPVKVVWKPVLKDSASIRRAMLDANSDDKVIGLIAWMHTFSPAKMWIAGLDALRKPLLHLHTQANVALPWDSIDMDFMNLNQAAHGDREFGYIQTRLGVSRKTVVGHVSNPAVTAQVGTWMRAAAGWAATHELKLARFGDNMRYVAVTEGDKTEAELKFGVQVNTWGVNDLADAVAAASESAIDALVAEYEELYDVAPELRKGGERHSSLRDGAAIEIGLRSFLEEGGFGAFTTSFEDLGALKQLPGLAVQRLMAEGYGFGAEGDWKTAVLVRAASVMGAGLPGGASLMEDYTYHLVPGEEQILGAHMLEVSPGLTTAKPTLEIHELGIGGREDPVRLVFTADPGPAVVVAMSDMRDRFRLVANVVDVIEPAEALPKLPVGRAVWKPQPSFAVSATAWLTAGAAHHTVMSTAVGVDVFRDFAEIAGTELLVIDNDTTLDGFSREVRWNNAYYRLAQGF; encoded by the coding sequence ATGCCTAAGCTCGTAACCTCACTCGACGCCTACGAGGTCTGGTTCCTCACCGGTAGCCAGAACCTGTACGGCGAAGAGACACTTCAGCAGGTGGCTGAGCAGTCGCAGGAGATCGCGCGAACCCTCGGCGCGGCATCCGATGTTCCGGTGAAGGTCGTCTGGAAGCCCGTCCTCAAGGACTCCGCGTCGATCCGGCGTGCGATGCTCGACGCCAACTCCGACGACAAAGTCATCGGCCTCATCGCGTGGATGCACACGTTCTCGCCGGCGAAGATGTGGATCGCGGGCCTCGACGCGCTGCGGAAGCCGCTGCTGCACCTGCACACGCAGGCGAACGTTGCGCTGCCGTGGGACAGCATCGACATGGACTTCATGAACCTCAACCAGGCGGCACACGGCGACCGGGAGTTCGGCTACATCCAGACTCGACTCGGCGTCTCGCGCAAAACTGTCGTCGGCCACGTCTCGAACCCCGCCGTCACAGCGCAGGTCGGCACCTGGATGCGCGCAGCCGCCGGCTGGGCAGCCACCCACGAACTCAAGCTCGCCCGGTTCGGTGACAACATGCGCTACGTCGCCGTCACCGAGGGTGACAAGACCGAGGCCGAACTCAAGTTCGGCGTCCAGGTCAACACCTGGGGAGTCAATGACCTGGCGGATGCCGTCGCCGCTGCGTCGGAGAGCGCCATCGATGCGCTCGTCGCCGAATATGAAGAGCTCTACGACGTCGCCCCCGAACTGCGGAAGGGCGGCGAGCGCCACTCGTCGCTCCGCGACGGCGCGGCCATCGAGATCGGACTGCGGTCGTTCCTCGAGGAGGGCGGCTTCGGCGCGTTCACCACGTCGTTCGAGGACCTCGGCGCGCTCAAGCAGCTGCCCGGCCTCGCCGTGCAACGGCTCATGGCCGAGGGTTACGGCTTCGGTGCAGAGGGCGACTGGAAGACCGCCGTTCTCGTGCGCGCGGCATCCGTCATGGGTGCAGGCCTGCCCGGTGGCGCCTCGCTGATGGAGGACTACACCTACCACCTGGTGCCGGGGGAGGAGCAGATCCTCGGCGCGCACATGCTCGAAGTCAGCCCCGGCCTCACCACGGCGAAGCCGACGCTCGAGATCCACGAGCTCGGAATCGGCGGCAGGGAAGACCCGGTCCGGCTCGTGTTCACCGCCGACCCCGGCCCCGCTGTCGTCGTCGCGATGAGCGACATGCGCGATCGGTTCCGGCTCGTGGCGAACGTCGTCGACGTGATCGAACCGGCTGAAGCGCTGCCGAAGCTGCCGGTCGGCCGTGCCGTGTGGAAGCCGCAGCCGTCGTTCGCTGTCTCGGCGACGGCATGGCTCACCGCTGGTGCCGCCCACCACACGGTGATGTCGACCGCTGTCGGGGTCGACGTGTTCCGCGACTTCGCGGAGATCGCCGGCACCGAGCTGCTCGTCATCGACAACGACACGACGCTCGACGGGTTCTCGCGTGAGGTGCGCTGGAACAACGCGTACTACCGGCTCGCGCAGGGGTTCTAG
- a CDS encoding sugar ABC transporter ATP-binding protein codes for MHLVGSLPDGARLVAVLGGVPEAPGMPLIGVESLTIPFSTVGDNVLLGSESASGFFTRRRVLERRARELLDVVGLPVAPSTPILDLDAVDQRVVELARALARRTDVILVDDRLTLFHADEAARWYAAVARAAAVTPILVAVQSLADLRDVPAPIDAVLVMRDGVVAGVATPQESARLLDLLAGGVDEPAPVERVFGPVVLELESVTVTHPIQRRRPVVEGATLAVRSGEIVGLAGAESLVLGVFGASSGGEVSGEIRLDGQPVDLSSVAKAIAARVLFISEHPPAYDVGLIGGIPTSVSGESLARLARTGLIDPRRTYIPRRAPSMLLEALPGARSRPSTGDMNEVLAGWAATPPRVALITEPFSGLGPAERDERRSLIEAIAAAGTAVLLEAVDPTQLLGLSNRILAQHGTRLATELSGGDVTLRGLAALSIRTDIQR; via the coding sequence ATGCACCTCGTCGGTTCGTTGCCGGACGGAGCACGGCTCGTCGCCGTGCTCGGTGGCGTGCCCGAGGCTCCCGGGATGCCGCTGATCGGTGTTGAATCGCTCACCATCCCGTTCTCGACCGTCGGCGACAACGTCCTGCTCGGCTCCGAGTCGGCGAGCGGATTCTTTACCCGGCGGCGCGTGCTCGAGCGGAGAGCGCGCGAACTCCTCGATGTCGTCGGCCTGCCCGTCGCGCCCAGCACTCCGATCCTCGATCTCGACGCCGTCGACCAGCGGGTCGTCGAACTGGCCAGGGCACTGGCGAGGCGCACCGACGTCATCCTGGTCGACGACCGGTTGACGCTGTTCCATGCCGATGAGGCCGCTCGCTGGTATGCCGCCGTAGCCAGGGCGGCTGCGGTGACACCGATCCTGGTCGCCGTCCAGTCGCTTGCCGACCTGCGGGACGTTCCCGCTCCCATCGATGCCGTTCTGGTGATGAGGGACGGGGTCGTTGCCGGGGTCGCGACGCCGCAGGAGAGTGCCAGGCTGCTCGACCTTCTGGCCGGCGGAGTCGACGAGCCAGCGCCGGTGGAACGGGTCTTCGGGCCGGTTGTACTCGAGCTGGAGTCCGTCACCGTCACCCATCCCATCCAGCGCCGCCGCCCCGTCGTCGAAGGCGCGACACTCGCCGTCCGGTCGGGCGAAATTGTGGGCCTCGCGGGGGCAGAGTCCCTGGTTCTCGGGGTGTTCGGTGCGTCATCCGGAGGCGAGGTGAGCGGCGAAATCCGCCTCGACGGTCAGCCGGTCGACCTGTCCTCGGTGGCCAAAGCGATAGCGGCGCGGGTGCTGTTCATCTCCGAACACCCGCCCGCGTATGACGTCGGCCTCATCGGGGGGATCCCGACGAGCGTGTCGGGTGAATCGCTCGCCCGACTGGCCCGGACCGGTTTGATCGACCCGCGGCGCACCTACATCCCGCGCCGGGCGCCGTCGATGCTGCTCGAGGCTCTTCCCGGTGCCAGGTCACGGCCGTCGACGGGCGACATGAACGAGGTGCTGGCTGGCTGGGCAGCGACGCCGCCCAGAGTGGCACTGATCACCGAACCGTTTTCCGGACTCGGCCCGGCCGAGCGCGACGAGCGTCGTTCGCTCATCGAAGCGATCGCGGCCGCTGGCACCGCTGTGCTCCTGGAAGCGGTCGATCCCACCCAGCTTCTCGGACTGAGTAACCGCATCCTCGCGCAGCACGGCACCCGGCTCGCGACCGAACTTTCCGGCGGGGACGTGACGCTTCGCGGCCTCGCGGCCCTCAGCATCCGAACCGATATACAACGTTAG
- a CDS encoding LacI family DNA-binding transcriptional regulator, translating to MTPSVDKGRAPNIRDVARLAGVSHQTVSRVLNDHPSIREATKQRVLDVMNELQYRPNRAARALVTSRSRTLGVLASQRSQYGPSSIIQSIETAAQDAGYLVSTANITATDEESIVTALDHLNAQAIEGLVIIAPQVRVLRAISSLDLRVPFVTMNTNEGDDHAIAVDQVAGARLATRHLIELGHRHIYHLAGPQDWIEAEARMRGFLEEMNAQDVATTAPILGDWSADFGYYAGRELMRVRDFTAIFSSNDQMALGLMHAIRDVGQDVPRDVSIIGFDDIPEAAHFWPPLTTVRQDFLELGRRCVAQLLGTMGDAPNAYTARIQPELVVRASTGTPSF from the coding sequence GTGACACCCAGCGTTGACAAAGGCCGAGCGCCGAACATCCGCGACGTCGCGCGCCTCGCCGGAGTGAGCCACCAGACCGTCTCCCGTGTTCTGAACGACCACCCCAGCATCCGGGAAGCCACGAAGCAGCGCGTGCTCGACGTGATGAACGAGCTGCAGTACCGGCCCAACCGGGCAGCCCGTGCCCTCGTGACCAGCCGGTCGCGCACGCTCGGCGTGCTCGCATCCCAGCGCTCGCAGTATGGGCCGTCGAGCATCATCCAGAGCATCGAAACCGCCGCTCAGGATGCCGGTTACCTGGTGTCGACGGCGAACATCACGGCGACGGACGAGGAGTCGATCGTCACGGCGCTCGACCATCTCAACGCCCAGGCGATCGAGGGCCTCGTGATCATCGCGCCGCAGGTGCGGGTGTTACGGGCGATCTCGAGCCTGGACCTCAGAGTTCCGTTCGTCACCATGAACACGAACGAGGGTGACGACCACGCCATTGCCGTCGACCAGGTGGCCGGGGCCCGTCTCGCCACCCGGCACCTCATTGAGCTCGGGCACAGGCACATCTACCACCTGGCCGGCCCCCAGGACTGGATCGAGGCAGAGGCTCGGATGCGCGGCTTCCTCGAGGAGATGAACGCGCAGGATGTCGCGACCACCGCGCCGATCCTCGGCGACTGGTCGGCGGATTTCGGCTATTACGCCGGCCGCGAGCTGATGCGCGTCCGCGACTTCACCGCGATTTTCTCGTCGAACGACCAGATGGCGCTCGGCCTCATGCACGCGATCCGCGACGTCGGCCAGGACGTCCCGAGGGACGTCTCGATCATCGGATTCGACGATATCCCCGAGGCCGCACACTTCTGGCCGCCACTGACGACGGTCAGGCAGGACTTCCTCGAGCTGGGTCGCCGCTGCGTCGCGCAACTGCTGGGGACCATGGGCGACGCGCCGAACGCGTACACCGCACGCATCCAGCCCGAACTCGTGGTGCGCGCGTCGACGGGAACACCGTCGTTCTGA
- the chvE gene encoding multiple monosaccharide ABC transporter substrate-binding protein: MARLQRGNTVKKVLIATLAAGAMVVSLAACSSGGSGGGGEGGGALVGVAMPTKSSERWIQDGDAVKEQLEAEGYKVDLQYAEDDIPTQVNQIENMITKGAEALIVASIDGTTLTQVLQDAADADIPVIAYDRLIRDTENVSYYASFDNYKVGVQQANSVLNGLGLVDLEGAPVEGAPAGPFNVEMFAGSPDDNNATFFWEGAQDTLAPFIEAGTLVVKSGQTDFEQAATLRWDGETAQKRMENILTSSYSDGTQVNGILSPYDGISRGIISALTDAGYATGEEWPTISGQDAELDSVKAINSGEQFATIFKDTRKLATAAVEMTVAVLNEEEPEVNNTDDYDNGKFVVPSYLLDSQIVVKDNVNEVLVESGYWTEEEIG, from the coding sequence ATGGCACGATTACAGAGAGGTAACACAGTGAAGAAAGTACTCATCGCGACACTCGCGGCCGGCGCAATGGTCGTGTCGCTCGCGGCATGTTCGTCGGGCGGTTCAGGCGGCGGCGGAGAAGGCGGAGGCGCGCTCGTTGGCGTCGCAATGCCGACCAAGTCGAGCGAGCGCTGGATCCAGGACGGCGACGCCGTCAAGGAGCAGCTCGAAGCCGAGGGCTACAAGGTCGACCTGCAGTATGCAGAGGACGACATCCCCACCCAGGTCAACCAGATCGAGAACATGATCACCAAGGGCGCTGAAGCCCTGATCGTCGCCTCGATCGATGGCACCACGCTCACGCAGGTCCTCCAGGACGCCGCTGACGCGGACATTCCGGTCATCGCATACGACCGACTCATCCGCGACACCGAGAACGTGAGCTACTACGCCTCGTTCGACAACTACAAGGTCGGTGTTCAGCAGGCCAACTCGGTACTCAACGGACTCGGACTCGTCGACCTCGAGGGCGCGCCCGTCGAGGGAGCACCCGCTGGCCCGTTCAACGTCGAGATGTTCGCGGGCTCACCCGATGACAACAACGCCACCTTCTTCTGGGAAGGCGCCCAGGACACCCTGGCACCGTTCATCGAGGCAGGAACCCTCGTTGTGAAGAGCGGACAGACCGACTTCGAGCAGGCTGCAACGCTTCGCTGGGACGGCGAAACCGCGCAGAAGCGTATGGAGAACATCCTGACGTCGAGCTACTCGGACGGCACGCAGGTCAACGGCATCCTCTCGCCGTATGACGGAATCTCCCGAGGCATCATCTCGGCACTCACCGACGCCGGTTACGCGACCGGCGAGGAATGGCCCACCATCTCGGGCCAGGACGCTGAGCTCGACTCGGTCAAGGCGATCAACTCGGGTGAGCAGTTCGCGACCATCTTCAAGGACACCCGCAAGCTGGCGACAGCCGCGGTCGAGATGACGGTTGCCGTGCTCAACGAAGAAGAGCCTGAGGTGAACAACACCGACGACTACGACAACGGCAAGTTCGTTGTTCCGTCGTACCTCCTCGACTCGCAGATCGTTGTCAAGGACAACGTCAACGAGGTGCTCGTGGAGTCCGGTTACTGGACAGAAGAAGAGATCGGCTAA
- the mmsB gene encoding multiple monosaccharide ABC transporter permease: MSNTQTPVTEETAAGGAIHPVDNKFTSWLSHLLSDLGKNGIFIALLAVVLFFTVVTDGILLRPQNISNLIVQNGYILVLAIGMVMIIIAGHIDLSVGSVAAFVGACSGVFAVTWGLPWWLSIIMSLGIGALVGVWQGFWIAYVGIPAFIVTLAGMLIFRGLALVVLGNANIGSFPTEYRALGNGFLSDLFGDFDLDPLTLIVAAAAVVALIVGQFRTRAGRQKYGQDVEPIVWFIAKLVLITAAIGFFAYALASYKGIPVTLIVLAVLVLIYGIIMNRSVFGRHVYAIGGNRHAAELSGIKTRKTDFLLFVNMGVLAALAGLIFTARLNLAGPKAGDGFELEAISAAFIGGAAVQGGVGTIGGAIIGGLIIGVLNNGMSILGLGIEWQQAVKGLVLLLAVAFDVYNKRRSGGK; this comes from the coding sequence ATGTCAAACACCCAGACACCGGTGACCGAGGAAACCGCCGCAGGCGGCGCGATCCACCCGGTCGACAACAAGTTCACGAGCTGGCTCAGCCACCTGCTCTCCGACCTCGGCAAAAACGGAATCTTCATCGCGCTGCTCGCGGTGGTGCTGTTCTTCACTGTCGTAACCGACGGCATCCTGCTTCGTCCGCAGAACATCTCGAACCTCATCGTCCAGAACGGGTACATCCTCGTCCTCGCGATCGGAATGGTGATGATCATCATCGCCGGTCACATCGACCTCTCGGTCGGATCGGTTGCCGCCTTCGTCGGCGCCTGCTCCGGCGTCTTCGCCGTGACCTGGGGCCTGCCATGGTGGCTGTCGATCATCATGTCGCTCGGAATCGGCGCGCTCGTCGGTGTGTGGCAGGGATTCTGGATCGCCTACGTCGGCATACCGGCGTTCATCGTGACGCTCGCCGGCATGCTCATCTTCCGCGGCCTGGCGCTCGTCGTGCTCGGCAACGCCAACATCGGGTCATTCCCCACCGAATACCGTGCACTCGGCAACGGCTTCCTGAGCGACCTGTTCGGTGACTTCGATCTTGACCCGCTGACCCTGATCGTCGCCGCCGCGGCAGTCGTCGCCCTCATCGTCGGCCAGTTCCGCACTCGGGCAGGCCGCCAGAAGTACGGTCAGGATGTTGAGCCCATCGTCTGGTTCATCGCCAAGCTCGTGCTCATCACCGCGGCCATCGGGTTCTTCGCCTACGCACTCGCGTCGTACAAGGGCATCCCCGTGACGCTCATCGTGCTCGCTGTCCTGGTGCTGATCTACGGCATCATCATGAACCGGAGTGTCTTCGGCCGCCACGTTTACGCGATCGGTGGAAACCGCCACGCCGCCGAGCTCTCGGGAATCAAGACCCGGAAGACCGACTTCCTGCTCTTCGTGAACATGGGTGTGCTCGCCGCACTCGCCGGCCTCATCTTCACCGCGCGACTCAACCTCGCCGGCCCGAAGGCGGGCGACGGCTTCGAGCTCGAGGCCATTTCGGCAGCGTTCATCGGTGGAGCGGCAGTGCAGGGCGGTGTCGGCACCATCGGCGGAGCGATCATCGGTGGTCTCATCATCGGTGTCCTCAACAACGGTATGTCGATCCTCGGCCTCGGAATCGAGTGGCAGCAGGCCGTCAAGGGTCTCGTGCTGCTCCTCGCCGTCGCCTTCGACGTCTACAACAAACGTCGCTCAGGCGGCAAGTAA
- a CDS encoding L-ribulose-5-phosphate 4-epimerase has translation MSGYSPEIEVAIARVRADVARLHGELVRYGLVVWTGGNVSGRVPGADLFVIKPSGVSYDDLAPENMILCDLDGTVLPGTPGSDRSPSSDTAAHAYVYRNMPEVGGVVHTHSTYAVAWAARNEPIPCVITAMADEFGAEIPVGPFAIIGDDSIGRGIVETLTGHRSRAVLMANHGPFTIGKDAKDAVKAAVMVEDVARTVHISRQLGEPVPIPQPAIDSLFDRYQNVYGQAPQGALADSQGDTHA, from the coding sequence GTGAGCGGCTATTCCCCCGAAATCGAGGTCGCCATCGCGCGCGTCCGTGCCGATGTTGCGAGACTCCACGGAGAACTCGTGCGTTACGGGCTCGTGGTCTGGACGGGCGGAAACGTCTCCGGACGCGTCCCAGGCGCCGATCTCTTCGTGATCAAGCCGTCCGGCGTCAGCTACGACGACCTCGCGCCGGAGAACATGATCCTCTGCGACCTCGACGGCACTGTGCTTCCCGGCACCCCTGGCTCCGATCGGTCACCGTCGAGCGACACGGCGGCACATGCATACGTCTACCGGAATATGCCAGAGGTTGGCGGTGTCGTGCACACCCACTCCACCTACGCGGTGGCCTGGGCAGCGCGCAACGAGCCGATCCCGTGTGTGATCACCGCGATGGCCGACGAGTTCGGCGCCGAGATCCCGGTGGGGCCGTTCGCCATCATCGGCGACGACTCGATCGGTCGCGGCATCGTGGAGACGCTGACCGGCCACCGCAGCCGTGCCGTCCTGATGGCCAACCACGGTCCGTTCACCATCGGCAAGGACGCAAAGGATGCCGTCAAGGCCGCCGTCATGGTCGAGGACGTCGCCCGCACCGTGCACATCTCCCGCCAGCTCGGCGAGCCGGTTCCGATCCCGCAGCCCGCCATCGACTCACTGTTCGACCGTTACCAGAACGTCTACGGCCAGGCGCCGCAGGGCGCTCTCGCCGACTCCCAAGGAGACACCCATGCCTAA